In one Colletotrichum destructivum chromosome 2, complete sequence genomic region, the following are encoded:
- a CDS encoding Putative ATP-dependent RNA helicase DEAD-box, Helicase superfamily 1/2, ATP-binding protein, translated as MNINQTRKTPLDLEEILKKKKAADAAASKLRFIPKKERERQAAEKAKQEEDERKRKAEEDAKKKAELERKWAAEANSAITNGTHTYNGAGGRIPTGPKAMHTIDNARGPGSRGREKQEQRKASTKDGKEKKSAEAIEADLLRNRYLGPEVNKQSNFSVKKKRKRATEFKFEWDAEEDTTLVDDPIYESNSTTLKSYTFGSLSGEYNEEAEEIARRRARMIEERDREFGKKRAKEFMEDFYRAREKAKERADRSGLGKHWTKKALSEMRERDWRIFKEDFGIATKGGQIPNPMRSWEESGLPRQLLNIVDRVGYKDPSPIQRAAIPIAMQARDLIGVAVTGSGKTAAFLLPLLTYIQDLPPLTEINKNDGAYALILAPTRELVQQIESEAHKFADPLGFNVVSIVGGHSMEEQVQALSHGAEIIVATPGRLVDCIERRLLVLSQCCYVIMDEADRMIDLGFEESVNKILDALPVSNEKPDTDDAENAQMMQKYLGARDRYRQTMMYTATMPPTVEKIARKYLRRPAIVTIGNAGEAVETVEQRVEFVSGEDKKKKRLQEILGAGDFAPPIIVFVNIKRNCDAVARDVQRMGYSAVTLHGSKTQEQREAALASVRNGQTQVLVATDLAGRGIDVPDVSLVINFNMATNIESYTHRIGRTGRAGKSGVAITFLEQSDSDLFYDLKQMLSKSSISRVPEELRRHEAAQQKPQRGGGGGGGHNKRAGGAEESSGKGGQWGA; from the coding sequence ATGAATATCAACCAGACGAGAAAGACGcctctcgacctcgaagaaattctcaagaagaagaaggccgccgacgccgcggcaTCGAAGCTTCGATTCATAccgaagaaggagagggaacGCCAGGCAGCAGAGAAGGCGAagcaggaggaagacgaacgcaagcgcaaggccgaagaggacgccaagaagaaggccgagctcgagaggaAATGGGCCGCTGAGGCAAACAGCGCCATCACCAACGGAACACATACATACAATGGAGCCGGCGGCAGGATACCCACGGGCCCGAAGGCCATGCACACAATTGACAACGCCCGCGGCCCCGGCAGTCGAGGGCGGGAGAAGCAAGAGCAGCGGAAGGCATCAACAAAGGATGGCAAGGAGAAAAagtcggccgaggccatcgaggctgATCTTTTGCGCAATCGGTACCTAGGCCCTGAGGTCAACAAGCAATCGAACTTCTctgtgaagaagaagcggaagaGAGCGACGGAATTCAAGTTCGAGTGGGACGCCGAAGAGGACACCACGCTCGTTGACGACCCAATCTACGAGTCCAACAGCACGACCCTGAAATCATACACGTTTGGCAGCTTGTCTGGCGAATAcaacgaagaggccgaggagatcgctcggcgacgggcaCGGATGATTGAAGAAAGGGACCGCGAGTTTGGCAAGAAGCGGGCAAAGGAGTTTATGGAAGACTTCTACAGAGCACGGGAGAAGGCGAAAGAGCGCGCAGATCGGTCGGGCCTCGGCAAGCACTGGACGAAGAAAGCCCTCTCAGAGATGCGAGAACGCGACTGGAGAATCTTCAAGGAAGACTTTGGCATCGCCACCAAGGGTGGCCAAATCCCCAACCCGATGCGCAGCTGGGAGGAGTCGGGCTTGCCGCGACAGCTGTTGAACATCGTGGACAGGGTTGGTTACAAGGACCCTTCGCCTATTCAAAGAGCGGCTATCCCGATTGCGATGCAGGCCAGGGACCTGATCGGTGTGGCCGTCACAGGTTCCGGTAAAACGGCAGCcttcttgctgccgctgctgacCTACATCCAAGACCTGCCACCCCTGACGGAGATCAACAAGAACGACGGAGCGTACGCGCTCATCTTGGCGCCTACGCGTGAACTTGTCCAGCAAATCGAGTCGGAAGCACACAAGTTCGCCGACCCACTGGGCTTCAACGTGGTCAGCATCGTAGGCGGCCACTCGATGGAGGAGCAGGTGCAAGCATTATCCCATGGTGCCGAAATCATCGTCGCAACTCCAGGCCGTCTGGTGGACTGTATTGAGAGGCGCCTCCTCGTCTTGTCGCAATGCTGCTACGTTATCATGGATGAAGCCGACCGAATGATCGATCTGGGTTTCGAGGAATCCGTTAACAAGATCCTGGACGCCCTGCCTGTGTCGAACGAGAAACCAGACACAGACGATGCGGAAAACGCGCAGATGATGCAGAAATACCTCGGCGCCAGAGACAGGTACAGGCAGACGATGATGTAtacggcgacgatgccgccgaccgTTGAGAAGATTGCCAGAAAGTACCTACGGCGTCCGGCCATCGTCACGATCGGCAACGCTGGTGAGGCGGTCGAAACGGTCGAGCAGAGGGTCGAGTTTGTTTCGGgagaggacaagaagaagaagcgcctGCAGGAGATCCTTGGCGCGGGTGACTTCGCCCCACCCATCATTGTATTCGTCAACATCAAGCGCAATTGCGATGCCGTCGCGCGCGACGTGCAAAGGATGGGTTATTCGGCGGTCACACTCCACGGCAGCAAGACGCAGGAGCAGAGAGAGGCGGCGTTGGCATCGGTGCGCAACGGGCAGACACAAGTGCTCGTGGCGACGGACCTGGCAGGAAGAGGTATCGACGTGCCGGACGTCAGTCTCGTCATCAACTTCAATATGGCGACCAACATCGAGAGCTACACGCATCGCATCGGTCGTACGGGTCGTGCGGGCAAGAGCGGTGTCGCCATCACGTTCCTGGAACAGAGCGACTCGGACCTATTCTACGACCTCAAGCAGATGCTCTCCAAGAGCTCAATTTCTCGGGtgcccgaggagctgcggcGGCACGAGGCCGCGCAGCAGAAGCCGcagcgaggaggcggcggcggtggagggcACAACAAGAGGGCAGGGGGCGCAGAGGAGTCATCAGGCAAGGGGGGTCAGTGGGGCGCCTAA
- a CDS encoding Putative large ribosomal subunit protein mL59: MAAAEQYIQLAKALPQQLQRFFARWPPASILPAGATPPKTGFQEITPNPFSRQKHPVTGKWHDPVYSLRRQAEIVKLARQHGVEELLPTTVKGTEYRIAHRVEHGLRVKGTGVGQKVKGKIHERMVQPRMEKRREAILAMPKLIKEWKKVGRRNWTNFPK; the protein is encoded by the exons ATGGCCGCCGCAGAACAGTACATCCAGCTGGCCAAGGCGCTGCCCCAGCAGCTCCAGCGTTTCTTCGCCCGTTGGCCACCCGCCTCGATCCTGCCCGCCGGCGCGACACCCCCGAAGACGGGTTTCCAGGAGATCACGCCGAATCCCTTTTCGCGGCAGAAGCACCCTGTAACGGGAAAATGGCACGACCCCGTTTACTCACTGCGCCGACAGGCAGAGATTGTCAAGCTCGCGCGTCAACACggtgtcgaggagctgctgcccACGACGGTCAAGGGCACCGAATACAGAATCGCGCATCGCGTCGAGCACGGTCTCCGGGTCAAGGGTACTGGTGTGGGACAGAAGGTCAAGGGAAAGATCCACGAGAGGATGGTGCAGCCCAG aatggagaagaggagagaggctATTCTGGCGATGCCGAAGTTGATCAaggagtggaagaag GTTGGAAGGCGGAACTGGACAAACTTCCCCAAATAA
- a CDS encoding Putative diphthamide biosynthesis protein 3/4: MSPSPVDPGEGHTYYAVLGITRKLLQEEAAVPQQVIKRAYHRALLQNHPDKSKGQARGTSSATSYASKPAFTVDQISTAYKVLSDSRTRAEYDRSLDLAPNNQGLKRGEQTFQTGIENVDLDDLDFDESDGPDAECWYRSCRCGNPRGFLFTEADLEEAGENGELLVGCQDCSLWMKVHFAIVSND, encoded by the coding sequence ATGAGCCCTTCACCCGTGGACCCTGGAGAAGGTCACACATACTACGCGGTTCTAGGCATCACCCGCAAACTTCTCcaggaagaggcggcggtgccACAGCAAGTTATCAAGCGGGCCTATCACCGCGCTCTCCTCCAAAACCACCCTGACAAATCCAAAGGACAAGCCCGGGGCACATCATCAGCAACTTCCTACGCTAGCAAGCCTGCTTTCACTGTCGACCAAATATCCACGGCCTACAAGGTCCTCTCGGACTCGAGGACAAGAGCGGAATACGACAGAtccctcgacctcgcgccGAACAACCAAGGGCTCAAGCGCGGCGAGCAGACCTTCCAGACGGGAATAGAGAACgttgacctcgacgaccttgactTTGACGAGAGTGACGGCCCCGATGCCGAGTGCTGGTACCGCAGCTGCCGGTGCGGAAATCCGCGCGGGTTCCTCTTCACTGAGGCAGACCTCGAAGAGGCGGGCGAGAACGGGGAGCTGCTCGTGGGTTGTCAGGACTGTAGTCTTTGGATGAAGGTCCACTTTGCCATAGTCTCGAATGACTGA
- a CDS encoding Putative 14-3-3 protein encodes MGHEDAVYLAKLAEQAERYEEMVENMKIVASEDRDLTVEERNLLSVAYKNVIGARRASWRIVTSIEQKEESKGNSSQVGLIKEYRQKIEAELAKICDDILDVLDAHLIPSAKSGESKVFYHKMKGDYHRYLAEFAVGDRRKDSADKSLEAYKAATEVAQTELPPTHPIRLGLALNFSVFYYEILNAPDQACHLAKQAFDDAIAELDTLSEESYKDSTLIMQLLRDNLTLWTSSEAEPAASGTAEAPASSKEEGTTAEAPAASTSEEPKAE; translated from the exons ATGGGTCACGAAGATGCTGTGTACTTGGCCAAGCTTGCTGAGCAGGCTGAGCGCTACGAGG AGATGGTTGAGAACATGAAGATCGTCGCTTCTGAGGACCGTGACCTGACTGTCGAGGAGCGCAACCTTCTCTCTGTTGCCTACAAGAACGTCATCGGTGCCCGCCGTGCCTCGTGGAGAATCGTCACCTCCATCGAGCAGAAGGAGGAGTCCAAGGGCAACTCTTCCCAGGTTGGCCTCATTAAGGAGTACCGCCAGaagatcgaggccgagctcgccaagatcTGCGACGACAtccttgacgtcctcgacgcccacCTTATCCCTTCTGCCAAGTCTGGCGAGTCCAAGGTCTTTTACCACAAGAT GAAGGGTGACTACCACCGCTACCTCGCCGAGTTCGCTGTTGGCGACCGCCGCAAGGACTCCGCCGACAAGTCCCTTGAGGCTTACAAGGCTGCCACCGAGGTTGCCCAGACCGAGCTCCCCCCTACCCACCCcatccgcctcggcctcgccctcaacTTTTCCGTCTTCTACTACGAGATCCTTAACGCTCCCGATCAGGCTTGCCACCTTGCCAAGCAGGCTTTCGATGATGCTATTGCCG AGCTTGACACCCTTAGCGAGGAGTCTTACAAGGACTCTACCCTCATCATGCAGCTTCTCCGTGACAACCTG ACTCTCTGGACCTCTTCTGAGGCCGAGCCCGCGGCGTCAGGCACCGCCGAAGCCCCTGCCTCTTCCAAGGAGGAGGGTACCACCGCCGAGGCGCCGGCCGCCAGCACCTCCGAGGAGCCCAAGGCTGAGTAA
- a CDS encoding Putative mitochondrial ATPase inhibitor: protein MMRIAATKAVARPLTLASRATFSTTPRAMGEGDTGAPSKYGGGDAFQKREKASEDYAIRLREKEKLLELKKKLSEQQAHLQQLSDHIDEITKNQGGEHN, encoded by the exons ATGATGCGCATCGCTGCcaccaaggccgtcgcccGTCCTTTGACTCTCGCCTCTCGAGCTACTTTCAGCACCACCCCCCGCGCcatgggcgagggcgacacTGGAGCTCCCTCCAAGTATGGAGGCGG CGACGCTTTCCAGAAGCGCGAGAAGGCAAGCGAGGACTACGCTATCCGCCTgcgcgagaaggagaagctccttgagctcaagaagaagctcagCGAGCAGCAGGCCCACCTCCAGCAGCTGTCCGACCACAT CGACGAGATCACCAAAAACCAGGGCGGCGAGCACAACTAA
- a CDS encoding Putative nucleoporin, NSP1-like, nucleoporin NSP1/NUP62 yields the protein MSFSFGNTNATPTSNSGSTPATSAPASGGLFGGASTGTPSFSFGNLGSSNTPAAGSSSGTPASSGSLFGQNAGQKPAGGLFGGGTSAASTGTPTSTGGGLFGAKPAAGTSSTPAASGGPFGSNTGSSTPSTSAPPSGGLFGAATASSGTPAASSGGLFGGDKAATKPAVSLFGGGNTGGASTPGGLFGQNASSSSAATTAPASSGGLFGGMNKPASSTPATTGASATQATPAKPAFSLGGSTTPAGAPPAGANKPATGGLFGGAAPSGSAAPSPFGAAAAKPAENNSAGGLFGGAGQSKAASTVQPASGGSLFGGQAQQQPAASGGLFGDQKPATTAAPSTGGLFGGQAAATTSSAQPASTTSTAPAAGASSLFGGAKPATPTTSTPAASSTGGLFGGNTSSTPAAATQAGSSAGGLFGKPATTASAAPAATAAPTSLFGGQTSTAPASKPASGGLFGGGPAASTSQPASTNTSTAPATTSAATQPTTAPSTTASAGGLFGAKPSTPAAGASTQNGTAPATTSAPTGNSNTLAASTTGPTSQLPRLKNKSMDDIITRWASDLSKYQKDFKHYANQVADWDLGLVDNGEKIQKLYLNTFEAEKASHEIERQLQAVESQQDELEDWLNRYESDVKEMFSRQMGQGETLAGPDQERERTYKLAEKLTQNLDEKSRDLSKMVKEINDISGTLSKGTKPEDPLSQIVRVLNGHLSQLQWIDTNAASLQAKVSAAQKANNNLGSQYGAPETDAAESFYRSYMGRR from the exons ATGTCCTTCAGCTTCGGAAACACGAACGCCACGCCCACGTCGAACAGCGGCTCGACCCCTGCGACTTCTGCACCGGCATCTGGAGGTctcttcggcggcgcctcTACCGGCACTCCCAGCTTTTCTTTCGGTAACCTGGGAAGTAGCAATACACCCGCTGCCGGGTCGAGCAGCGGCACGCCGGCTTCCAGCGGATCACTCTTTGGACAGAACGCTGGCCAGAAACCAGCAGGCGGGCTATTTGGCGGCGGCACTTCAGCCGCTTCAACTGGAACACCCACATCGACTGGCGGTGGTCTCTTCGGGGCCAAACCTGCGGCTGGCACATCATCGACTCCGGCTGCTTCTGGCGGTCCATTCGGTTCAAACACCGGCTCCTCTACTCCCAGCACATCTGCACCCCCCTCAGGAGGTCTCTTTGGCGCTGCCACAGCCTCGAGCGGCACCCCTGCTGCATCTTCTGGCGGTCTGTTTGGAGGAGACAAGGCTGCGACGAAGCCGGCAGTGAGCTTGTTTGGCGGCGGAAACACTGGAGGCGCTTCTACACCTGGCGGTTTGTTCGGCCAGAATGCATCGTCAAGCTCAGCGGCAACTACTGCTCCTGCTTCTAGCGGGGGTTTGTTCGGTGGCATGAACAAGCCTGCATCAAGCACACCAGCTACCACCGGTGCTTCCGCAACTCAGGCTACACCTGCAAAGCCCGCCTTCTCACTCGGGGGATCAACAACGCCGGCTGGAGCCCCCCCTGCTGGCGCGAACAAACCTGCCACAGGTGGACTTTTCGGCGGCGCCGCACCATCTGGCTCGGCGGCCCCTTCTCCCTTTGGTGCTGCGGCGGCCAAGCCGGCGGAGAACAACAGCGCAGGCGGTCTTTTTGGTGGCGCTGGACAGTCCAAGGCTGCTTCCACAGTCCAGCCGGCCAGCGGAGGCTCTCTCTTTGGCGGCCAGGCGCAGCAACAACCTGCCGCCAGTGGTGGTCTCTTCGGAGACCAGAAGCCGGCCACAACCGCGGCACCCAGCACTGGAGGTCTCTTCGGTGGCCAGGCTGCTGCTACCACTTCCTCAGCCCAGCCTGCTTCGACAACTTCCACAGCTCCCGCAGCAGGcgcctcttctctcttcgGTGGCGCCAAGCCTGCTACCCCTACCACCTCGACTCCGGCTGCTTCATCTACCGGCGGCTTATTCGGCGGTAACACATCTTCGACGCCGGCTGCGGCGACACAAGCTGGCTCTTCTGCAGGGGGCCTTTTTGGAAAGCCTGCTACTACCGCATCTGCGGCCCCCGCTGCCACGGCGGCTCCTACGTCGCTTTTCGGCGGACAGACATCCACGGCTCCTGCCAGCAAGCCTGCGAGTGGTGGACTCTTCGGAGGCggcccggcggcgagcaCCTCTCAACCGGCATCAACCAATACGTCGACTGCGCCAGCGACTACGTCTGCCGCAACTCAACCAACAACAGCCCCCAGCACTACCGCATCGGCCGGTGGTCTCTTTGGTGCCAAGCCATCAACACCAGCTGCTGGAGCATCAACCCAGAATGGCACGGCACCCGCCACCACATCTGCCCCGACTGGCAACTCAAATACCTTGGCAGCTTCCACAACTGGCCCTACTTCTCAGCTTCCCCGTCTGAAGAACAAGTCTATGGACGACATCATCACCCGATGGGCCTCGGACTTGTCCAAGTATCAGAAGGACTTCAAGCATTATGCTAATCAGGTTGCCGACTGGGACTTGGGCCTGGTCGACAATGGCGAGAAGATTCAAAAGCTCTACCTTAACACTTTTGAAGCCGAAAAGGCAAGCCACGAGATTGAGCGGCAGCTCCAGGCAGTGGAGAGTCAGcaggacgagctcgaggactGGCTCAATCGCTACGAATCCGATGTTAAGGAGATGTTCTCCCGCCAGATGGGACAGGGCGAGACCCTGGCCGGACCCGACCAGGAGCGCGAGCGCACATacaagctcgccgagaagTTGACGCAGaacctcgacgagaagagcAGAGACCTGTCCAAGATGGTCAAGGAGATCAACGACATCTCTGGTACTCTGAGCAAGGGCACCAAACCCGAGGATCCC CTGAGCCAGATTGTCCGTGTTCTCAACGGCCACCTCTCGCAACTCCAGTGGATCGACACCAACGCCGCGTCCCTACAGGCCAAGGTATCCGCCGCTCAGAAGGCGAACAACAACCTTGGCAGCCAGTATGGAGCGCCAGAGACAGATGCGGCGGAGAGCTTCTACCGATCTTACATGGGTCGGCGATGA
- a CDS encoding Putative translation protein, beta-barrel domain superfamily, translating to MSANGDPKYDDIDSESDSGESVEEQTELNEEKPLKSALKKSSNPVTADNTVQRPPLPPQTDPKDLDVKTLSPLTPEIIARQATINIGTIGHVAHGKSTVVKAISGVQTVRFKNELIRNITIKLGYANAKIYQCDNTECPRPGCFRSYKSEKEVDPPCEREGCSGTYRLLRHVSFVDCPGHDILMSTMLSGAAVMDAALLLIAGNETCPQPQTSEHLAAIEIMKLDKIIILQNKVDLMREEAAQQHYQSILKFIRGTVAGKSPVIPISAQLKFNIDAVNEAIVNTIPVPPRDFTQDPHMIVIRSFDVNKPGAEIDDLKGGVAGGSILHGVLKLGDEIEIRPGIVTRDDKGALKCTPIFSRIVSLNSEFNDLKYAVPGGLIGVGTRIDPTLCRADRLVGFVLGLKGRLPEIYSEIEVNFYLLRRLLGVRTADGKQAKVAKLTKNEVIMVNIGSTSTGAKVAAIKNDAAKLVLTSPACTNIGEKVALSRRIEKHWRLIGWATIAAGVTLEPSSS from the exons ATGTCTGCCAACGGCGACCCCAAGTACGACGACATCGACTCAGAGTCTGACTCTGGCGAGTCCGTGGAGGAGCAGACCGAGCTcaacgaggagaagcccCTCAAGTCGGCTCTCAAGAAGTCGTCGAATCCCGTCACTGCCGACAACACAGTCCAGCGCCCTCCTCTGCCCCCGCAAACCGATCCCAAAGACCTCGATGTCAAGACCCTTAGCCCCCTCACCCCCGAGATTATCGCTCGCCAAGCAACAATCAACATCGGCACCATCGGCCATGTCGCCCACGGAAAGTCcaccgtcgtcaaggccatctCCGGCGTCCAGACCGTTCGTTTCAAGAACGAGCTGATCCGTAACATCACCATCAAGCTTGGTtacgccaacgccaagatCTACCAGTGCGACAACACCGAGTGCCCCCGGCCGGGATGCTTCAGGAGTTACAAGAGTGAGAAGGAGGTAGACCCTCCCTGCGAGCGCGAGGGTTGCAGCGGTACCTACAGATTATTGCGCCACGTCTC GTTCGTCGACTGCCCCGGTCACGACATTCTCATGAGCACTATGTTGTCGGGTGCCGCCGTCATGGATGCCGCTCTGCTGCTCATTGCCGGCAACGAAACCTGCCCCCAGCCCCAGACCTCTGAGCATTTGGCTGCCATTGAGATTATGAAGCTGGACAAAATCATCATCCTGCAGAACAAGGTCGACCTGATGCGCGAGGAGGCTGCCCAGCAACACTACCAATCCATCCTCAAGTTCATCAGGGGCACCGTTGCCGGAAAGTCTCCTGTCATCCCCATCTCTGCCCAGTTGAAGTTCAATATCGATGCCGTCAACGAGGCCATCGTTAACACCATCCCGGTCCCTCCTCGTGACTTCACCCAGGACCCCCACATGATCGTCATTCGATCCTTCGACGTCAACAAGCCTGGTGCCGAGATTGACGACCTCAAGGGCGGTGTTGCTGGTGGTTCTATTCTGCACGGTGTCctcaagctcggcgacgagattGAGATCCGTCCTGGTATCGTTACCAGAGACGACAAGGGTGCCCTTAAGTGCACGCCTATCTTCAGCCGAATCGTCTCTCTCAACTCCGAGTTCAACGACCTCAAGTACGCTGTTCCCGGTGGTCTCATCGGTGTCGGTACCCGCATCGACCCCACTCTCTGCAGAGCCGATCGTCTCGTCGGTTTCGTCCTGGGTCTCAAGGGCCGCCTGCCCGAGATTTACAGCGAGATCGAAGTCAACTTCTacctcctccgtcgtctcctcgGTGTCAGaaccgccgacggcaagcagGCCAAGGTCGCCAAGCTCACCAAGAACGAGGTCATCATGGTCAACATCGGTTCCACGTCTACTGGTGCCAAGGTTGCCGCCATCAAGAACGATGCCGCCAAGCTTGTCCTCACTTCCCCCGCTTGCACGAACATTGGTGAGAAGGTTGCTCTGTCGCGTCGTATTGAGAAGCATTGGCGTCTGATTGGTTGGGCCACCATCGCTGC CGGTGTCACCCTTGAGCCCAGCTCGTCCTAA
- a CDS encoding Putative T-complex protein 1, delta subunit has protein sequence MATTAPAPAAGGSGNATFKDKEKPVAVRSSNIVAARAVADAIRTSLGPRGMDKMIRSGKGETIITNDGNTMLKSMSVMHPTAKMLVNLSAAQDVEAGDGTTSVVVICGSLLGAADRLLSKGIHPSVISEAFQRAAAAAVEVLHGMSQPISLTDTASLLQAANTSLSSKIVSQYTNILGPMAVNSVVKTIDLKTADNVDLKNIRIVKKVGGTIEDSELSDGLILTQPVLKGAGGPARIEKARIGLIQFQLSPPKPDMENTIQVNDYRQMDKIVKEERLYLLNMVKKIKKAKCNVLFIQKSILRDAVNDLSLHFLAKLGILAVKDIERDEIEFICKSTGCKPIADVDSFTEDKLGSADLVEEIQSNGARMVKVTGAKATGKTVSVVVRGANSLILDEAERSLHDAHCVVRCLVKKKALIAGGGAAEIEIASQLSKRARELTGTEAICWKAFADAMEVIPTTLAENAGLNSIKVVTELRHRHELGEKNAGVSIKSGGVNTNISKENVLQPLLVSTSAIELAAETVKMILRIDDIALTR, from the exons ATGGCCACGACTGCACCAGCCCCGGCCGCGGGAGGCTCTGGAAATGCCACCTTCAAG gacaaggagaagccCGTTGCCGTTCGCTCATCCAACATTGTCGCTGCCAGAG CCGTCGCCGATGCCATCCGAACTTCCTTGGGCCCCCGCGGCATGGACAAGATGATTCGCAGCGGAAAGGGCGAGACTATCATTACCAACGACGGCAACACGATGCTTAAGAGCATGTCCGTCATGCACCCGACAGCGAAGATGCTGGTCAACCTCTCGGCGGCACAGGATGTGGAGGCAGGAGACGGCACAAcatccgtcgtcgtcatctgcGGTAGCTTGTTGGGCGCCGCGGACAGACTCTTGTCAAAAGGAATCCACCCTTCCGTCATCTCAGAGGCTTTCCAGAGAGCTGCTGCCGCGGCCGTTGAAGTCCTCCACGGAATGTCAcaacccatctccctcaccgACACAGCATCCCTGCTCCAGGCAGCCAACACATCTCTCTCCTCGAAGATCGTGTCGCAATACACCAACATCCTCGGTCCCATGGCTGTCAACTCCGTTGTCAAGACCATCGACCTCAAGACGGCAGACAACGTCGACCTGAAGAACATCAGAATCGTCAAGAAGGTTGGAGGAACTATCGAGGACAGTGAGCTGTCGGATGGTTTGATCCTGACACAGCCCGTCCTCAAGGGTGCGGGCGGTCCGGCGAGAATCGAGAAGGCGAGAATCGGTTTGATTCAGTTTCAGCTCAGCCCTCCTAAGCCTGAT ATGGAAAACACCATCCAGGTCAACGACTACAGACAGATGGACAAGATTGTGAAGGAGGAGCGTCTGTACCTTCTCAACATggtcaagaagatcaagaaggccaagtgCAACGTGCTTTTCATCCAGAAGTCCATCCTGCGGGACGCTGTCAACGACCTGTCTCTGCACTTCCTCGCCAAGCTTGGCATTCTCGCCGTCAAGGATATCGAGCGCGACGAGATCGAGTTTATCTGCAAGTCTACCGGCTGCAAGCCGATCGCAGACGTGGACTCCTTCACGGAGGACAAGCTCGGCTCGGCCGACCTCGTTGAGGAGATTCAGTCCAACGGAGCTCGCATGGTGAAAGTTACGGGTGCTAAGGCAACTGGCAAGaccgtctccgtcgtcgttcGCGGTGCCAACTCCCTcattctcgacgaggccgagcgTAGCTTGCACGACGCCCACTGCGTCGTTCGCTGCttggtgaagaagaaggcccttattgctggtggtggtgccgcTGAGATCGAGATCGCGTCCCAGCTCTCCAAGCGGGCTCGTGAGCTCACCGGCACCGAGGCCATCTGCTGGAAGGCATTCGCAGACGCTATGGAGGTCATCCCCACCACTCTGGCCGAGAACGCCGGTCTCAACAGCATTAAGGTTGTGACCGAGCTTCGTCACAGACACGAGCTTGGCGAGAAGAACGCGGGTGTCAGTATCAAGTCTGGTGGtgtcaacaccaacatctCCAAAGAGAACGTTCTCCAGCCTCTGCTGGTGAGCACCAGCGCCATCGAGTTGGCCGCTGAGACGGTGAAGATGATTCTCAGAATAGACGACATCGCCCTCACGAGATAA